The nucleotide window GCTTGGGCGTTAAAGATGGATGCAGAGCGACGCTTGAATTTCATACTTGCACTACACTTCGTACTTTGCCTCGCAGGGCTCTTCCGAAAGGCCATACAAGTTGATTTTCCCTTTTTCAGCCAGGAGTTTTTATGCAGGATGTCCCCGCCGTCAGCCCCGCTTCTTCAGGGGCACTCCTGACCTGCGCCATCCTGGATGACGACGAAATCAACCGTCTGTCGCTGGAGCATTTCATCCAGCTGAATGGCAAGCTACACCTGAAAGCTATGCTCACCGGAAGCGTAGAAGGGCTGGAATTTTTCAGCGCCGGGCAGCAGGTGGATGTGTTGTTTCTGGACGTGGAAATGCCCGACCTGAACGGCCTTGACATGTTGCGCCTGCTACCCCAGCCGCCCCAGGTAATCTTGACTACGGCGCACGAAAACTTTGCCTGGGACGCATTCGAGCTACGGGTAGTCGACTATCTGGTTAAGCCTTTCACCTACGAGCGGTTTGTACAGGCCGTCCGGCGCGTAACGGAGCGGCTGCACCCCCACGACACCCAGCGGCTTTAGCACAAGTTTGCGGGGAGCGATACAACCTTGGATCTGCTATACTGTGCCAGAGGTTTCGCCGGTGTTCTGCCGCTTTGTTGAATCAGCATCAAGGTAGGCTTGCAGTTGCACCAGCAGCGTTGGTAGCGTGTTCAAAAGCTGATGTGAGGCAGCCAGGCGCCCGGCGGCTTCTGCGGCCGGGTTTTCCAGCTCCCGAACGGCCACCAGCAGTTCCGGGCTGCGCAAAAGCTTGAGGGACGGCTTAAGCTTATGGGCGCACATAGCTACGGTCGGCCAGTCCGTAGCAGTGGCAGCCTGTTGCAGCTGCGCCAGTACAGCCGGGGTTTGCTCAAGAAAGGATTTCAGGATGCGCCGCGCAAACGTGGGGCTGCCGTGCGCCATCTGGTGCAGGTCGTGCAGGTCGAAAAGCGGTGCGCTGGCGACGCTTCTTTGGTGCAGGGCCAGCATTTTGCGCAGCAATTCAGCCTCATCAAAGGGTTTGGCCACGCAGTCGTCCATGCCGGCAGCCAGGTACTTTTCGTTGTCAGCCCGGAAGGCGTTGGCCGTGAGGGCAATGATGGGCGTGCGGGCCCGCGCGTCATCGGGGTGGCGGCGCATGGCGGCCGTCACGTCCAGG belongs to Hymenobacter sp. J193 and includes:
- a CDS encoding LytTR family DNA-binding domain-containing protein: MQDVPAVSPASSGALLTCAILDDDEINRLSLEHFIQLNGKLHLKAMLTGSVEGLEFFSAGQQVDVLFLDVEMPDLNGLDMLRLLPQPPQVILTTAHENFAWDAFELRVVDYLVKPFTYERFVQAVRRVTERLHPHDTQRL